The Magnetococcales bacterium genome includes a region encoding these proteins:
- a CDS encoding LbtU family siderophore porin, whose translation MKTSKLQSLALALPLVMGASATALAADMPSREEMWKIIQKQQRELDALKSQVNQPRDEAPVASARSGGRDEGKEAEKSGSSLAEKIKFSGLVKVDAVTSGKSIANNQKSSDIFVSEAHLTADADVNEWTKARMQIIYEKGVDDGPPADKNRVRLDEANITLGNTERFPLFLTAGRLVTPLSTYTTNLIDDPLTLTLSRAKETVGQVGFESNGVYGSGWLYNGDVNRTGKDDTVSEGGLNLGYKLENKGMNLELDIGAGYTNSLDDSGTLSAIPTVLAGVQDHVSGVGLHANVNWNQFILIGEYASATDSFQVGEVAFKGRGAKPRAWNTELGYTANLFSKETTFSLAYQGTKEALAVALPEDRYLAGITVAILEHTNVKVQYYNEKDYTISDGGTGRSVNVGKAELVVDF comes from the coding sequence ATGAAAACATCGAAGTTGCAATCATTGGCCCTGGCATTGCCTTTGGTCATGGGCGCCTCGGCGACGGCCCTGGCTGCGGACATGCCCAGCCGCGAGGAGATGTGGAAAATCATTCAGAAGCAACAACGCGAACTGGATGCCCTGAAGTCCCAGGTCAATCAACCCCGCGACGAGGCTCCCGTTGCCAGCGCCCGCAGTGGAGGCAGGGATGAGGGCAAGGAAGCGGAAAAATCCGGGTCGAGTCTGGCTGAAAAAATCAAATTCAGCGGTCTGGTCAAGGTCGACGCCGTGACCTCGGGCAAGAGCATCGCCAACAATCAGAAATCAAGTGATATCTTCGTCTCCGAAGCCCACCTGACTGCGGACGCCGATGTCAATGAATGGACCAAAGCCCGCATGCAGATCATTTACGAGAAGGGCGTCGATGACGGTCCTCCGGCAGATAAAAACCGCGTGCGCCTGGACGAGGCCAACATCACCCTGGGCAACACCGAGCGCTTTCCGCTGTTCCTGACCGCTGGACGCCTGGTCACCCCCCTCTCTACCTACACCACCAATCTGATCGATGATCCGCTCACCTTGACGCTCTCCCGGGCCAAGGAGACCGTTGGCCAGGTAGGCTTTGAAAGCAACGGAGTTTATGGCTCGGGGTGGCTCTACAACGGGGATGTCAACCGCACCGGCAAAGATGACACGGTCTCGGAAGGGGGCCTCAATCTGGGTTACAAGTTGGAAAACAAGGGGATGAATCTGGAACTGGACATCGGCGCCGGCTATACCAACAGCCTGGATGACTCCGGAACCCTTTCCGCCATACCGACCGTGCTGGCCGGCGTCCAGGATCATGTGTCAGGGGTCGGGCTGCATGCCAATGTAAACTGGAACCAGTTTATCCTCATCGGGGAGTATGCCTCGGCGACCGACAGCTTCCAGGTGGGTGAAGTTGCCTTCAAAGGCCGGGGCGCCAAACCCAGGGCCTGGAACACCGAATTGGGCTATACCGCCAACCTTTTCAGCAAGGAAACCACCTTCTCCCTCGCCTATCAGGGCACCAAGGAGGCCCTGGCGGTTGCCCTGCCTGAAGACCGTTATCTGGCTGGCATCACGGTGGCGATCCTTGAACACACCAACGTCAAAGTCCAATATTACAATGAGAAGGACTACACCATCTCTGATGGCGGCACCGGCAGAAGTGTGAACGTCGGCAAAGCCGAGCTTGTCGTCGACTTCTAA
- a CDS encoding threonine-phosphate decarboxylase translates to MLEHGGHLRQAARAYGTPFESWLDLSTGINPDPWPVPPIPGPCWNRLPEEEDGLEAAAQAYFQTPHLLPTAGSQATIQILPRLLSAQRIGIPTPTYAEHAHAWRTAGRDVVPLSHASLEMPPDDVDLLLLVNPNNPTGCRYAPATLLAWAERLAKNKRWLVVDEAFMDTTPTESLSPHAGTPGLILLRSLGKFFGLAGARCGFLLAPPAIRTQASSALGPWSLAGPTRFAASLALQDRTWQTTTRSRLATDARRLGELLSTHHLPPSGGTDLFQWVRTPAARYIQDHMARQAVLVRAFDDPPSLRFGLPGREADWVRLERALAAIIVPTLLPPIND, encoded by the coding sequence TTGCTTGAACATGGTGGTCACCTGCGTCAGGCCGCACGCGCCTACGGCACTCCCTTTGAGAGTTGGCTGGATCTCTCCACTGGCATCAATCCTGATCCATGGCCCGTTCCGCCCATTCCCGGCCCTTGCTGGAACCGGCTGCCGGAAGAGGAAGATGGCCTGGAGGCTGCTGCACAGGCATATTTTCAAACGCCCCATCTGCTGCCGACAGCCGGTTCCCAGGCCACGATCCAAATCTTGCCACGGTTGCTCTCCGCCCAACGCATCGGGATTCCCACGCCGACCTACGCCGAACATGCCCATGCCTGGCGCACGGCGGGCCGCGACGTGGTTCCTCTCTCCCACGCCTCCCTGGAGATGCCACCGGACGATGTGGACCTGCTGCTCCTGGTCAATCCCAACAATCCAACCGGTTGCCGTTACGCTCCGGCAACGCTCCTGGCCTGGGCCGAGCGCCTGGCCAAAAACAAACGCTGGCTGGTGGTGGATGAGGCCTTCATGGATACCACGCCAACAGAGAGCCTCTCGCCTCACGCCGGGACTCCGGGTTTGATTCTTTTACGATCTTTGGGAAAATTTTTTGGTTTGGCCGGGGCACGCTGTGGATTTTTATTGGCTCCCCCAGCGATCCGAACACAGGCATCCAGCGCTCTTGGCCCATGGTCTCTGGCCGGACCCACCCGTTTCGCGGCCTCCCTTGCTTTGCAGGATCGGACATGGCAAACGACCACCCGCTCTCGTCTCGCCACCGACGCCCGACGCCTGGGGGAGCTGTTGTCCACCCACCATTTGCCACCCTCCGGCGGCACCGATCTGTTTCAGTGGGTCCGCACCCCAGCCGCCCGATACATTCAGGACCATATGGCCCGTCAGGCCGTCCTGGTCCGGGCCTTTGATGACCCTCCCAGCCTCCGGTTTGGCCTGCCCGGCAGGGAAGCGGATTGGGTTCGACTGGAGCGCGCTCTCGCCGCGATCATCGTCCCGACCCTGCTACCCCCAATAAACGATTGA
- a CDS encoding cobalamin biosynthesis protein yields MDLLSTYHAALLLPALLLDRALGEPECHHPLVGFGRLACWIEAHFNKPGQSRWPGVVAVAFLVLPWVAAVHLLTNDTLIGSGIAVVALYLALGLRSLGEHGRAIVAAWRRDGVAGARGRVQYVVSRDTAHLNSREVALAGVESMLENGCDAVFGTLFWFLVAGAPGAVAYRLVNTLDAMWGYRTERFLYFGWAAARLDDGLNWFPARLTAITYALMGKTRSALRAWRDRPVWKSPNAGIVMATGAGALELQLGGAAPYHGRMQERPLLGEGMPPRMEDILRALTIVERGAWSWGFLASLVWGVMHFA; encoded by the coding sequence ATGGATCTTTTGTCAACATATCATGCCGCTCTCCTCTTGCCGGCCCTGCTTTTGGACCGTGCGCTGGGTGAGCCGGAGTGCCACCATCCCCTGGTGGGCTTTGGTCGCCTGGCCTGTTGGATTGAAGCGCACTTCAACAAGCCGGGTCAAAGCCGCTGGCCTGGGGTCGTGGCTGTCGCTTTTCTGGTTCTGCCCTGGGTGGCGGCTGTGCATCTGCTGACAAACGATACGCTGATCGGATCCGGGATCGCTGTGGTGGCGCTCTATCTGGCCTTGGGTCTGCGCAGCCTGGGAGAGCATGGCCGGGCCATCGTTGCCGCCTGGCGTCGGGATGGCGTGGCAGGCGCCCGTGGACGGGTGCAATATGTGGTCAGTCGCGATACGGCCCACTTGAACTCCCGGGAGGTTGCCCTGGCCGGGGTCGAGTCCATGCTGGAAAATGGCTGTGATGCTGTCTTTGGCACCCTCTTTTGGTTCCTGGTGGCCGGAGCGCCGGGGGCAGTCGCCTACCGCCTGGTCAACACCCTGGACGCCATGTGGGGATATCGCACCGAACGTTTTTTATACTTTGGCTGGGCGGCGGCCCGCCTGGATGATGGGCTGAACTGGTTCCCTGCCCGTTTGACCGCCATCACCTACGCCCTCATGGGCAAAACCCGGTCGGCGCTTCGCGCCTGGCGTGACCGCCCGGTGTGGAAAAGCCCCAATGCCGGCATCGTCATGGCCACCGGCGCCGGCGCTCTGGAACTCCAGTTGGGAGGGGCCGCTCCGTACCATGGCCGGATGCAGGAGCGTCCCCTCCTGGGAGAGGGGATGCCGCCGCGCATGGAGGACATTCTCCGAGCCCTGACGATTGTGGAGCGTGGCGCCTGGAGTTGGGGTTTTCTGGCCAGTCTGGTATGGGGAGTCATGCACTTTGCTTGA